The DNA window TCGCGATTGTGATTGTGAAAGTACATACTACATAGATTACCTTCAATAGAGTGAAAGCTTCTTATCTCATGTTCGTCGAACTCTGGCCTAGTGTAACATCTCCTGTTTTTTTACTCAATGAATGTACATACTACAGGAGAAACCGAATTGATTGATTCTATTTagtaatatataatacataGATTACCTTCAATAGAGTGATTGTAAAAACCAATTAAATGATCAGTGAAAAGAGAGCCTTTCATTACTTTCAGGGGTAAACCTGAAGAATTAATGtgcaaaaaaaacacaaatctaACTAAAAGTAGAAAGAAATACAGAACATTAGTCCATCAAAATCTTATACTAGCCAAAAACACATAATAACTAGATAGTACCTCTTAAGAAGAAGAATTGATtccaagcttcttcatctcTGCCTCCAAATCATCTTCGTCGTCGTCTCCAGATTCTTTTTCTTCAGTCTCACTGTCATGATCATCACTTCCCTCTGGATCATTTTCATCTAACGAACCAAGAACACCAGGAGATGATTTGAATATACTCTTCAACTCATCAACACCTTCATCAGATATGAAATTCCCATCCAGGTTCAACAACTTCATTTCCGGTTTTCCAACCACAGCTTGGGCAATCATCCTAGCCCCAGCCCTCCTAATTGAATTCACACTAAGATCAACCTCTTTTAGTGGCCCATGGCTTGCCTCTAGTGCTGAACTGATCTCAATCGCCCCTTCATCCTTGAGATCGTTCTCAGATAGGATCAATTTCACCAGATATTCCTTTTCCTTTATACATGCCACTATACTAGGGGCAGCTCCGGCTGTTATATCGTTTCCAGCAATGTCAAGAACTTCCAGCAGTGGAGATGATTCTTTCAGAGCATCAACTATAGCAATCACACCTTCATCTTCTAGATTCAAGTAACTCAAATAAATCTCTTCGATAAGATTTCCACGTTTCAGAATAGTTTTACTAAGAGATTTTCCTGCTTCTACACCAAACATGTTGTCTCGTAAATCAAGCCTCTTCAATTGAGAACAGGTTTCAAGAGCTTCGCACAAAGCAATACCACCGTCAGATTCCACCCTTGTGGAGGAGCATCTAAAGTCCTCCAGCAAGGGAGATTGCTTCACAATTTCAGCAATTGCTAAAGCCCCTTCATCTCCAGTCATGTTGTTATGGAAGTGTAGCACTTTGAGATTCGCCGTTGAAGGAATCAATTCGCAGACAGCTCCTGCAGCTTCTTCAGAAATACCATCGTTCATCAAATAGAGTTTCTCTAGTTTGCTCTGTGATTTCAGAAGCTTCTCAAACGCTCTAACCCCTTTCTCGCCCAATGCATTATTCGAAAGATCTAGCAATCTCAGGACAGATCCTTCAAGCGCAGCTGAGAATATGTTCATGACCTGAAGAGCTTCTTCTTCTGGTCTTCCAGCCACAAAATCAGACAGATCAACTTCTTCCAACTGATTCTTGATAGATTCTAGAATAGGTTTAGCAACATTAGCTGCACCCAAACCAAAGCTTCGATTACTAAAGCAAATCTTGGTAAAACAGTTTCCCGGTTCCTTAAGAGGCTTTAAAAGCTCCCGAGCCTCCTCTTCTTCAATAAAGGCACGTTTTCCATTAGATATATCAAAACAAGTTTCTTTCACCTCCTTTGGTCTAGAACCCCTTTTCAGGATTTCCAAAATGTTCTTGCTACATTCCTTAGCATATAGCTGAACAGCAGAATTTCCATCACCATCAGACTCCTTCTCAAAGAGTTCATTTCCAATCTTGAAAGCAGATTCTTCAATCTCTTTTCCATTCTTTGCAGCCTCTTCCTTAGTCAAGAAGCCATATTTCAGGGTAGAAATAGATTGGTTCAAGAGATTATCGACAATTCTCTCCACAAGCGTTAAACGAGTATTCTGGCTTGGAGGCCATATCTTGATAGAAATTGAATGTGGGTGTGGAGTTGGTGCGGAAATCTCCATTGCAACAACAAAAGCTACAAAGTCTACCTGTATATCAATTTCATTTTACACAATACAGTTTAGGCATAAGGGTAACTGGGTAAGTGAGTGCATCGAACTTCATTGAGAAAGCAGACAAAAAGGGTTTATCAATCCAAGAACACTCAAGAGTCAATCGATCGCATTCAAACGCTTCAAAGTAACAAGAATACAAATTTAAACTTAATGTGAAAGACCCAGATGTACAAACTTACATGAGTAGCATTTATATACATTTCAGTGTAGAATCAAGCATTAAAGTAAGAAATTGACAACAAAAAGTGGAAAGAATGAACATGTTACCGCTTAAACTTGCAGATTTGTCCGGCAAAATGGGGGCGGAAAGAGGGCGATGGAGGGATAGTGatagagagaaggagaaggagaaacTATATATATCTCGAACTGCAAATTAGGAGCGCCAAaattttgggttttaaaaaCCTGCCTCCAAAATTCTTACtttgggccttgtttgatttttcagACACGGAAGTTTgtgtaaaattttcaaatctgCCTCTAATTAATATTTCCTTATTTGTGTCCAATGAGATTTGTTGGATATCCTTTTTTACTTcacaattttgaattttttttatggttaaagttataaaatataaaataaataaataaataaataggagatcaatataattaatttaattattaaattttaacaaatcaAGGGTTTTGACTAACGGAAATCAAGGGTTTTGACTAACGGAATTTTGAGGATAAGTAGTTGGTAGTCAAAACTTTTCCTTCGCTCaaatttgatagttaaaatggtgatataaatcatttatttatttatttataaatgtcaagtagataataagttaaccgTGTTTCAAACCATTAAGAAAATTCTAGTTTTATATAATGCCTGAATTTTTTGGTAGTTGCTGAGATGTTTGAATTGACGTGGTtactacatatttgggttatcatcctaattatttttaatgaattatctggttggagagaaattGTTGAAATTTAAATGATTGTAATCGTCTGatgtgtatcattcataatactattattataataacgtCTTTTTATATTCGTTTTGAGAAGTCATTAGTGCTTGTTGGGGAGTTAATCGTACTTTTCGAGAACTTAAAAACTCGATAACATATTAAGTAAAGTTTTTTTCATGTCATTATTTCTCGTTAGATTAAGTggtttttatcattattattaatttattagggcaaattacctgggcggccctcgaactatctcgatcgctcacttttggccctcaaactaatttttgaaacaaatcgccccttcaacttttataatgGTCACCAGtggcccttccgtcaactttttagttaaacctaacggtttaagtttaaaatattatttttttatatattatctttaattttatattttatatttatatatataattattaaatcgcttatatataatattatatatattattattaaattttatataattattaaatcttttatataataaataaataatatatattatttatttttatctatatataatttatatatattatctttaactaatttatataatatatattttaaaaaataatttaagtgttaaaagtatttgagtagttagaaagttataattacttttaatttttcaaattattttgtaaaatatatattctataaattatataaatttatttatatatatataattaatgataagggataatccatataatttatttttaaactttgttttatatatattaaaaataatttattaaaagtaattataaccttctaactactcaaatacttttaacacttaaattattttttaaaatatatattatataaatattatatataaattagttaaagataatatatataaattatatatatagataaaaataaataatatatatattatttatttattatataaaagatttaataattatttaaaatttaataataatatatatatatatataatattatatataagcgatttaataattatatatataaaatataagattaaagataatatataaaaaaataatattttaaacttaaacagTTAGGTTTAAcaaaaaagttgacggaagggccaccggtgacctttataaaagttgaagggacgatttgtttcaaaaattaatttgagggccaaaagtgagcgattGAGGTAGTTTGAGGGCCGCCTATGTAATTTGCccttattattatgtatataatttaaaaaaacaaattgaagtTTGAAAGAATATTCGAAATCTCATTTTTAACTTAAGCCAGTACCGTTCGgccaattataattaatatttaagtcAAAGAGCATTTACAAGTTCACGCAATCATTCTATTTAAAACGTGTTGAAATATGGAGccggttaatttttttttaaataaaaatatattattagaatattaatttgaaaaatggtATACCCATCAACTACTATGTCTTTCagtcttaataataataaaaaacaaattgaaatataataatttgatcataggtaaaaaaaaatatagagagaTATTGGAGAAGGATCAAggaaattaactaatatttaggGTAACCACACTCTCGGATTGGTATGGTCATACTATATAGTTATGTATccaaattcataaattttaatttataagaataaaacaCAATTTGACCATAAACTTACATTGCTTGCTCTATTAAAATAAGTTGTAGTTCtcaaaaccaaaaaccatattttattttatttttaaaaggtcaatgaaacattaaaaatataagtatagTTTAagcacaaaaaaaattataacatcagacaaaataaaattcatgaaatgcaataaaagaagaaaaacaaaaataataggtcaaagatacaaaaaaaattaaaaaataaaaaaatttgacatgcacaaaattcttaaaattgatGATGAGCTCCCCAACAGACTATACAGATTTTCTAAAAACGAATCTCAGATAGGGGTGAGTCGGTATATATactgtaattttttaattcaaccgTAGAGATATTTAAGTATACCGAAATCTTGGTATAATATAAGTAACATACCGAATAATATTGATGATATACTATTATTTCGATATCGTATCGATATTATATCattcataacaaaaaaaaacatattactTGAAAAAAACAGTTCAATATGGTTACTAAAAAAAcgttaaacaaaaataaaaattaaatattatttttaaatcaacaTTTTTAGAGACTATAAAAggttaaaaactaaatttagtttaaaaaaaattagaataacatgaataaacataaatattatattaaagtaAAGGTGGGAGATAAAGATTTACATCGTATTTAcaattgtaaaaaaattgtaatttgataatgcattccataataataataataataataataataataatattaataataataataataataataaatattagccAATTTggacttaattaataaattattctaaaagaaaaaaatcagagTTATAATAGAGTTTAAGTCAAATTGTAAAgtttagaataattttataaattttcatagAGTTAAAAAGAACCATGGTATAAGTTAGCCCTATATAAAAGTGAACACTACTCTAATGAAAAATCCATCGTGAACacattcttatttttcattCTATCTCTTGACACTCACAAGAAACCCAATATTCGCAAtcaatcaaatttcaaatttcatgGCATTAAAGTATGatcttctaaaatatttaagcggtaattatatatatagtgtttTGTCATCattaaaggatttttttttgaattgtgATTCGTAACTCAGACAATACATGAGCAATTATTTGCTCAACAGTGTTTAACGAATCAAACTACATCGGATGGAGTAGCGGTCTTCGGTTAGCCCTTGAAGCCAAGTCGAAGTTAGGGTTTATTGATGGTCCACTTATCATGCCAAAAGAAGTAAACGACTTCGATATACGAAGAAAAGTTAGTTGCTTGGTAAGATCATTAATATTGAATacgattttaaaataaatcaaaacaaattatttgtttacaacCACATCAATGAATTTATGGATTGGTATTAGATAAATGCATTAAGAAATTAATGACCCACAAGCTTTCTATCTTCAGAAAGTTATAAACAATCTTCgacaaaatacatttttttattgaaaagtaCTATtcgaaaattaaaaaaatttcggAAAACTTTTAGTACTAATCTTTACCATGCTGTGATTGTGATCCATATAATGATGTTTTAGGATGACGAAATTAAAATGGATATCATTCATTCCTTCAAATACCTCTACACGTACATTAAATTGCATATACTACTAAGATGTGATAACAAAATTGTTATCCACCTTACCGAGAATCCAGTTTTCCACGAAAGAATAAATATTTCGATATTGATTGTCATCTTATTCGGGACAATTTCAACCAAGAGTTCAATCGACCAAAACACGTTTATTCAAAGTTGCAACTAACTGATATTTTCATTAAACCATtagagtttaatttttttttaatcttaaagaTATTCATCAATTGAGGAGGAAATGTAAgaattatgtatataatttatgtgtTGGGTCAGTTCATTTGACAGCTAGGCcttgacaaattaataaaactcaTTAGAGTATCACCGGTGAAAAAAGGGTCATTACTGAGAGTT is part of the Impatiens glandulifera chromosome 1, dImpGla2.1, whole genome shotgun sequence genome and encodes:
- the LOC124919939 gene encoding RAN GTPase-activating protein 2-like produces the protein MEISAPTPHPHSISIKIWPPSQNTRLTLVERIVDNLLNQSISTLKYGFLTKEEAAKNGKEIEESAFKIGNELFEKESDGDGNSAVQLYAKECSKNILEILKRGSRPKEVKETCFDISNGKRAFIEEEEARELLKPLKEPGNCFTKICFSNRSFGLGAANVAKPILESIKNQLEEVDLSDFVAGRPEEEALQVMNIFSAALEGSVLRLLDLSNNALGEKGVRAFEKLLKSQSKLEKLYLMNDGISEEAAGAVCELIPSTANLKVLHFHNNMTGDEGALAIAEIVKQSPLLEDFRCSSTRVESDGGIALCEALETCSQLKRLDLRDNMFGVEAGKSLSKTILKRGNLIEEIYLSYLNLEDEGVIAIVDALKESSPLLEVLDIAGNDITAGAAPSIVACIKEKEYLVKLILSENDLKDEGAIEISSALEASHGPLKEVDLSVNSIRRAGARMIAQAVVGKPEMKLLNLDGNFISDEGVDELKSIFKSSPGVLGSLDENDPEGSDDHDSETEEKESGDDDEDDLEAEMKKLGINSSS